A genome region from Triticum aestivum cultivar Chinese Spring chromosome 2B, IWGSC CS RefSeq v2.1, whole genome shotgun sequence includes the following:
- the LOC123042347 gene encoding uncharacterized protein, protein MDAGQFVIPILGIIGAAAATFYAVSFMEIREKSLEDLDDKYSEYEEGGGRQRRARRRSGRQAKKRND, encoded by the exons ATGGACGCCGGGCAATTCGTCATCCCGATCCTCGGCATCATCGGCGCCGCGGCCGCAACCTTCTACGCCGTCAGCTTCATGGAGATCCGGGAG AAATCACTGGAGGATCTGGATGACAAGTACTCCGAGTACGAggagggcggcgggcggcagcgccgggcgcggcggaggtCCGGCCGCCAGGCGAAGAAGCGGAATGATTGA